A region from the Brevibacterium paucivorans genome encodes:
- a CDS encoding cold-shock protein, producing the protein MPIGRVKWFDQEKGFGFVTSDEGDMFLHQSALPDGVKVAPGTRLEFDVVDGRRGKQVLKARLVDGPKRNRDPKKSADMIDDVITLLEDTSAGLRQGRFPDPVFSNKVAEVLRHIADDLEG; encoded by the coding sequence ATGCCTATTGGTCGTGTTAAATGGTTTGACCAAGAAAAAGGATTCGGCTTTGTCACAAGCGACGAAGGCGACATGTTCTTGCACCAGTCAGCTCTTCCAGACGGTGTGAAAGTAGCGCCCGGAACACGTCTCGAATTCGACGTTGTTGACGGGCGCCGCGGAAAGCAGGTTCTCAAGGCTCGCCTTGTGGACGGACCCAAGCGGAACCGTGACCCCAAGAAGTCGGCCGATATGATCGATGATGTCATTACACTGCTTGAAGACACTTCGGCGGGACTTCGTCAGGGCCGATTCCCTGACCCTGTGTTCTCGAATAAGGTCGCTGAAGTGCTCAGGCACATCGCAGACGACCTGGAGGGCTAA
- a CDS encoding DUF3027 domain-containing protein: protein MSGLFTAWLESVDPGSTMELDPVLENAVDIARRALLDVVPAEVVGEHIGVTCEARCSATHTFACLDPAYPGWAWTAVIARAPEEDAPVTVCETALLPGDQALTAPKWVPWQDRIQPGDLGVRDVLPKKDFDDNLEGGFEQVEVVAGDNVDQIPNYELGLGRVRVLSPTGLTRAASRWERSESGSEGDYARHASAHCSTCGYLLPIAGSLRMQFGVCTNEWSPFDGRVVSLDAGCGAHSETDARKRRDETPQAVVDDKVEHFDMVDTSGSETSTDSDDTAQGNQTEH, encoded by the coding sequence ATGAGCGGTCTGTTTACCGCATGGCTCGAATCTGTGGATCCTGGTTCCACGATGGAACTGGACCCAGTACTCGAGAACGCTGTCGACATTGCGCGGCGGGCACTTCTTGACGTTGTACCCGCCGAGGTCGTGGGTGAGCACATCGGTGTCACCTGCGAAGCGCGGTGTAGCGCCACCCACACGTTCGCGTGTTTGGATCCGGCGTACCCCGGATGGGCGTGGACGGCCGTCATTGCGCGTGCCCCAGAAGAAGATGCTCCCGTCACCGTGTGTGAAACTGCTTTGTTGCCCGGTGACCAAGCCCTGACAGCGCCCAAGTGGGTTCCCTGGCAAGACCGTATCCAGCCAGGTGACCTGGGCGTGCGGGACGTCTTGCCAAAGAAGGACTTTGACGACAACTTAGAAGGTGGCTTCGAGCAGGTCGAGGTGGTCGCAGGCGACAACGTCGACCAGATTCCTAACTACGAATTGGGTCTGGGGCGTGTGCGCGTCCTGTCACCTACCGGTCTGACACGTGCCGCTTCCCGGTGGGAGCGTTCCGAGTCTGGTTCCGAGGGTGACTACGCGCGCCACGCTTCCGCACACTGCTCCACATGCGGGTACCTGTTGCCGATCGCGGGTTCGTTGCGTATGCAATTTGGTGTGTGTACCAACGAGTGGTCGCCGTTTGATGGGCGAGTGGTGTCGCTGGACGCAGGGTGTGGTGCGCACTCAGAAACTGATGCGCGTAAACGCCGCGACGAAACACCGCAAGCGGTTGTCGACGACAAGGTCGAACACTTCGACATGGTGGACACCTCGGGATCAGAAACTTCAACAGACTCCGATGACACCGCCCAGGGCAACCAAACGGAACACTGA
- a CDS encoding acyl-CoA dehydrogenase family protein, giving the protein MFEQTERGKDYEGRLNAFMDEFVYPAEPVYREQMREVGPHGMPQVLEDLKAEAKSQGLWNLFHPHPEWGPGLTNSEYAPLAEITGRSIEIAPEAINCNAPDTGNMEVFTLFGTDEHKEKYLKPLLDGTMASAFAMTEPAVASSDATNIELLMKKDGDEYILDGRKWFASNAMHPNLGVFIVMGKTDPNADTHRQQSMMVVPADAPGVTIVRNLPVFGYDDREGHAEVVFDQVRVPAKDVLKGEGEGFAISQARLGPGRIHHCMRAIGCAERALELMCKRAEERVTFGQKLSQRANIQDWIAESRIEIDQARLLTLHAAHLMDTVGNKVARTLISEIKVAAPVMALKVIDRAIQVHGGGGVTNDFPLASMYSHMRTLRLADGPDEVHKMTIARHELKKYRK; this is encoded by the coding sequence TACCGCGAACAGATGCGCGAAGTTGGGCCGCACGGCATGCCGCAGGTCCTGGAGGACCTCAAGGCTGAAGCGAAGTCCCAGGGCCTGTGGAACCTGTTTCACCCGCACCCGGAGTGGGGGCCGGGCCTGACCAACTCGGAATACGCGCCGCTGGCCGAAATCACCGGCCGGTCCATTGAAATCGCCCCTGAAGCGATCAACTGTAACGCTCCTGACACCGGGAACATGGAAGTGTTCACGCTGTTCGGAACCGATGAGCACAAGGAAAAGTACCTGAAGCCTCTGCTGGACGGGACCATGGCATCGGCCTTCGCGATGACGGAGCCCGCCGTGGCCAGCTCGGATGCGACCAACATTGAGTTGCTCATGAAGAAGGACGGCGACGAGTACATTCTGGACGGTCGCAAGTGGTTCGCGTCCAACGCGATGCACCCCAACCTGGGCGTGTTCATTGTGATGGGCAAGACTGACCCTAACGCTGACACTCACCGCCAGCAGTCCATGATGGTGGTACCAGCTGACGCTCCCGGCGTCACCATTGTGCGCAACCTGCCGGTGTTTGGATATGACGACCGTGAGGGCCACGCCGAGGTGGTATTCGACCAGGTGCGCGTGCCGGCTAAGGACGTTCTCAAGGGCGAGGGTGAAGGGTTCGCGATCAGCCAGGCTCGTTTGGGACCGGGCCGCATCCACCACTGCATGCGTGCGATTGGGTGCGCTGAGCGCGCACTTGAGCTCATGTGTAAGCGCGCTGAGGAGCGTGTGACCTTTGGTCAGAAGCTGTCGCAGCGCGCGAACATTCAGGACTGGATTGCTGAGTCGCGTATCGAGATTGACCAGGCGCGCCTGCTGACCCTACACGCAGCGCACCTGATGGACACGGTGGGTAACAAGGTAGCGCGCACGCTCATTTCAGAGATTAAGGTCGCAGCCCCTGTCATGGCGTTGAAGGTCATTGACCGTGCGATCCAGGTGCACGGAGGTGGCGGTGTCACGAACGACTTCCCGCTGGCCTCGATGTACTCGCACATGCGTACCTTGCGCCTTGCTGATGGACCAGACGAGGTTCACAAGATGACCATTGCCCGCCACGAACTCAAGAAGTACCGGAAGTAG
- a CDS encoding iron dependent repressor, metal binding and dimerization domain protein codes for MKDLIDTTEMYLKTIVELEEQGIRPLRARIAERLEHSGPTVSQTVARMERDELLIVDSDRSLELTDSGRQLATSVMRKHRLAERLLFDVIGLDWELVHDEACRWEHVMSRQVEERLVKMLPSTATSPYGNPIPGLEDLGLETEAGAQARPLTDVVARDKDVTVKIQWLGEPLQVDTFLLGQFKRTGVVPDAVASLRVNGEYLTLTVEGEPEVLDLPPETADNVFVTVV; via the coding sequence GTGAAGGACCTGATCGACACGACCGAGATGTACCTCAAGACCATTGTGGAGCTTGAGGAGCAAGGGATCAGGCCATTGCGTGCTCGTATTGCTGAACGCCTCGAACACTCTGGTCCCACAGTGTCGCAAACGGTTGCGCGTATGGAGCGTGACGAACTTCTGATTGTGGATTCGGACCGGAGTCTTGAACTCACGGACTCGGGGCGTCAGTTGGCTACTTCGGTGATGCGTAAACACCGGTTAGCTGAACGGCTTTTGTTCGATGTGATCGGGTTGGATTGGGAGCTCGTTCACGATGAAGCGTGCCGGTGGGAGCACGTGATGAGTCGACAGGTAGAAGAGCGCTTGGTGAAGATGTTGCCATCAACTGCGACCAGTCCGTATGGCAATCCCATTCCGGGGTTGGAGGATCTGGGGCTGGAAACTGAAGCTGGGGCTCAGGCCCGCCCGCTGACGGACGTGGTCGCTAGGGATAAAGACGTGACGGTGAAGATCCAGTGGCTCGGTGAACCACTTCAGGTGGACACGTTTTTGTTGGGGCAGTTCAAGCGCACAGGCGTAGTGCCGGATGCCGTGGCTTCTCTGCGGGTCAACGGAGAGTACTTGACCTTGACCGTTGAAGGTGAGCCGGAGGTCTTGGACTTGCCACCTGAGACCGCCGACAACGTGTTTGTCACCGTGGTGTGA
- the pdxH gene encoding pyridoxamine 5'-phosphate oxidase has translation MSHIESLATTRTEYQDNAYELVGDNPFDQFSRWYEEVAEHVHEPNAMVVSTVDEDGPDSRIVLLKEFSPDGFVFFTNYDSTKGHQIAADPRVALVFPWHSAQRQVRVRGVAERVPAQQSDAYFAVRPRGSQIGAIASRQSQPVGSRAELDEAYARAEAAAGDPVTRPDNWGGYLVKAHTVEFWHGRESRLHDRFQVRASQVTRLDDPEAWTAQRLFP, from the coding sequence ATGAGTCATATTGAATCGCTTGCCACGACTCGAACCGAATACCAGGACAACGCATATGAGCTGGTGGGGGACAACCCGTTTGACCAGTTCAGCCGCTGGTATGAAGAGGTAGCTGAGCATGTGCATGAGCCCAACGCCATGGTGGTTTCGACTGTCGATGAAGACGGTCCGGATTCGCGCATTGTTCTGCTCAAGGAGTTCAGCCCGGACGGGTTTGTGTTCTTCACCAATTACGACTCGACGAAAGGACACCAGATCGCAGCAGACCCGCGGGTGGCGTTGGTGTTCCCGTGGCATTCGGCGCAGCGTCAGGTGCGCGTCCGAGGTGTTGCTGAGCGGGTTCCCGCCCAGCAGTCGGATGCGTATTTTGCGGTCAGGCCGCGGGGTTCGCAGATCGGTGCGATCGCGTCCCGGCAGTCCCAGCCGGTGGGTAGCCGCGCAGAGTTGGATGAGGCGTATGCCCGCGCCGAGGCGGCAGCTGGCGACCCTGTTACGCGGCCTGACAATTGGGGTGGGTACCTGGTGAAGGCGCACACGGTGGAGTTTTGGCATGGGCGTGAAAGTCGGTTGCACGACCGTTTTCAGGTGAGGGCTTCACAGGTGACGCGTTTGGATGACCCGGAGGCGTGGACAGCGCAACGGCTGTTTCCATAA
- the serC gene encoding phosphoserine transaminase, which translates to MTETTFTPIPPELLPRDGRFGAGPARIRDEQITALAEAGRTVLGTSHRQAPVKDLVKRVREGLHRLFSLPEGYEVVLGNGGSTCFWDVATFCLVRSRAAHAQFGEFGSKFAKATAQAPFLEDSVIFDAQPGTATTPQATDGVDVYAWPHNETSTGVATDIVRPHGIDDDALVVVDATSAAGGLPVGISQTDVYYFAPQKNMGSDGGLWVAIMSPRALQRAQEIKESGRWIPASLDLVTAIDNSRKNQTYNTPAVSTLLLLAEQIEWINTHGGLDWATERTRTSSQLVYDWAEKRSETTPFVTKVQDRSAVVCTVDFDDSVDAAEVAKTLRASGVVDVEPYRKLGRNQLRIATFVSVPPEDVKALLACIDYVLDNR; encoded by the coding sequence GTGACTGAGACTACTTTTACACCCATTCCGCCTGAACTGCTCCCTCGCGATGGTCGCTTTGGCGCCGGACCGGCTCGCATCCGCGACGAACAAATCACCGCGCTCGCTGAAGCCGGACGCACCGTCCTAGGCACCTCGCACCGGCAAGCCCCCGTAAAGGACCTGGTCAAGCGCGTCCGCGAGGGTCTCCACCGGCTGTTCTCACTCCCGGAAGGTTACGAAGTAGTCCTGGGCAACGGCGGATCCACCTGCTTTTGGGACGTCGCAACGTTCTGCCTGGTACGTTCGCGTGCAGCGCACGCGCAGTTTGGCGAGTTCGGTTCCAAGTTCGCAAAAGCCACAGCACAGGCCCCATTCCTAGAAGACTCCGTCATTTTTGACGCCCAGCCCGGCACCGCAACCACCCCACAAGCAACCGACGGGGTTGACGTGTACGCGTGGCCCCACAACGAAACCTCAACGGGTGTGGCAACCGACATTGTCCGCCCCCACGGGATTGACGACGACGCTTTAGTGGTCGTCGACGCAACTTCAGCCGCCGGTGGCCTCCCCGTAGGCATCTCCCAAACCGACGTGTACTACTTCGCACCTCAAAAGAACATGGGCTCCGACGGCGGCCTGTGGGTTGCGATCATGAGCCCGCGAGCCCTCCAGCGCGCACAAGAAATCAAGGAGTCCGGCCGTTGGATTCCAGCTTCCCTGGATCTGGTGACGGCCATCGATAATTCGCGGAAGAACCAGACCTACAACACCCCCGCGGTGTCCACTCTGTTGCTCCTGGCCGAACAGATCGAATGGATCAACACCCACGGCGGCTTGGACTGGGCTACGGAGCGCACCCGCACGTCATCGCAGCTGGTGTACGACTGGGCTGAGAAGCGCAGTGAAACCACCCCGTTTGTGACCAAGGTGCAGGACCGCTCCGCTGTTGTGTGTACCGTGGATTTTGATGACTCGGTAGACGCCGCCGAGGTGGCAAAGACTTTGCGCGCCTCCGGAGTTGTCGATGTCGAGCCTTACCGGAAGCTAGGTCGCAATCAGTTGCGCATCGCCACGTTCGTCTCAGTGCCGCCTGAAGATGTCAAGGCGCTTCTTGCGTGCATCGATTACGTGCTGGACAACCGCTAA
- a CDS encoding DUF456 domain-containing protein, with translation MTVMIIATVLCALAICVGLMGIVIPVLPGSILIWIASLVWAIFANTVPTWIVFAVITLCIAAGMASSWVLTGRKLASMKIPKSTLLVSGVLALVGFFLIPVVGLLLGFVVGLFVMEYQRLKDTSAAWSSSWEILKTAALGIVVELSFASIAALAFAIGCFVYFT, from the coding sequence ATGACCGTGATGATCATTGCGACCGTGCTGTGTGCCTTGGCCATTTGTGTGGGGCTGATGGGGATTGTGATCCCCGTTCTACCCGGCTCAATCCTCATTTGGATCGCCAGCCTGGTGTGGGCAATTTTTGCCAACACAGTTCCCACCTGGATCGTTTTTGCGGTCATCACGCTGTGTATCGCTGCGGGAATGGCTTCATCGTGGGTGCTTACTGGTCGCAAACTCGCGAGCATGAAAATCCCCAAGTCCACCCTCCTCGTTTCGGGTGTCCTGGCTTTAGTGGGATTCTTCTTAATCCCGGTGGTAGGACTCCTGTTGGGCTTTGTCGTGGGCCTATTCGTGATGGAATATCAGCGTTTGAAAGACACCTCGGCTGCGTGGTCGTCGTCGTGGGAGATCCTCAAAACAGCGGCACTGGGCATCGTCGTTGAGCTGAGCTTCGCATCGATCGCGGCGCTCGCTTTCGCTATTGGGTGCTTCGTCTACTTCACATAG
- a CDS encoding MFS transporter, whose amino-acid sequence MSSTFRSLSEPNYRNWFAAALTSNTGMWMQRTAQDWLVLTELTDHNATALGIGMALQLGPQLLLFPFAGAIADRFSKRGVLMITQALQGASGFVLLTLYLTGALTIWWVYGMSLFLGLVMCVDAPTRQSFVSELVGDRLLPNAVSLNSASFNGARLLGPGVAGLLTASVGAGVVFAISGVGYIATLAVLISLDKSRLHPSPRSKVRGLKSVVGGFKYIKTRPDIVVVLSILFVISSLGFNFNIFSATMARVEFGKDAAGFGLLSSIIAIGSVAGALRSASREKPRLRYVFWAAGGFGFVGILASVAPTYELFAITLVGVGFVTITMLTSANGFVQTTIPAHVRGRVMSMYTAVLMGGGAVGAPISGFIANTYGPRIALLVAGASGVIGISIGAIWMMTAKNLRVHRARSRRLVYFTYDGQHPHP is encoded by the coding sequence ATGAGCTCGACATTCCGCTCATTGAGCGAGCCCAATTACCGGAACTGGTTCGCAGCAGCTCTTACCTCTAACACCGGTATGTGGATGCAACGCACCGCCCAAGACTGGTTGGTGCTCACCGAACTTACGGACCACAACGCCACTGCCTTGGGTATTGGTATGGCGTTGCAACTGGGTCCCCAGCTTCTCTTATTCCCGTTTGCTGGGGCGATAGCCGACCGATTCAGCAAACGCGGGGTACTCATGATCACGCAGGCTCTTCAAGGGGCCAGCGGTTTTGTCTTGCTGACCCTGTACCTAACCGGTGCGCTGACCATCTGGTGGGTGTACGGCATGTCTCTGTTCTTGGGCTTGGTCATGTGCGTGGACGCCCCAACCCGCCAGTCCTTCGTTTCAGAACTCGTGGGCGACCGCCTGCTACCCAACGCCGTTTCACTGAACTCAGCGTCCTTCAACGGGGCCCGCTTATTGGGTCCCGGGGTCGCGGGACTTTTGACCGCCTCGGTAGGGGCAGGAGTCGTGTTTGCGATCAGTGGCGTGGGCTATATTGCCACCCTGGCAGTGCTCATCTCACTAGATAAGTCTCGCCTGCACCCTTCGCCCAGATCCAAGGTCCGCGGTCTGAAATCTGTAGTGGGTGGTTTCAAATACATCAAAACACGCCCCGACATTGTGGTGGTCTTGTCGATCCTGTTCGTGATTTCGAGCTTGGGATTCAACTTCAATATCTTTTCCGCCACGATGGCGCGCGTGGAGTTCGGAAAGGACGCCGCTGGTTTTGGGCTCTTGTCCTCGATCATTGCGATTGGGTCAGTCGCAGGTGCTTTACGCTCGGCTAGCCGTGAAAAACCCAGGCTGCGATACGTGTTTTGGGCTGCCGGTGGATTCGGTTTTGTGGGGATTCTGGCTTCGGTCGCACCCACGTATGAACTGTTTGCGATCACGCTTGTGGGGGTTGGGTTTGTCACCATCACAATGCTGACGTCAGCCAATGGTTTTGTGCAGACCACAATTCCGGCACACGTGCGAGGTCGCGTCATGTCCATGTACACGGCAGTTCTCATGGGTGGGGGAGCCGTGGGTGCTCCGATCTCTGGATTTATCGCAAACACATACGGGCCACGAATAGCGCTACTGGTAGCAGGGGCGTCGGGAGTCATTGGGATATCGATTGGTGCGATCTGGATGATGACGGCGAAGAACCTTCGCGTCCACCGGGCCCGTTCGCGCAGGTTGGTGTACTTCACGTACGACGGGCAACACCCACACCCATAG